One window of the Acidimicrobiia bacterium genome contains the following:
- a CDS encoding flavin reductase family protein: MHLEPELINAVTFKIPNALALVGSRSGNEWNGMTTSWITQVSQEPVLVGVSIDTVAVTHRLISDGGSFTINLWDAENTRPFVKFSKPAVKEGMTLNGYAITEGTTGAPIFDDAIAWLECVVTQAVPCGTHTFFIGELVAAGINDDDATPASMADTRMKYGGTRRGH, translated from the coding sequence ATGCATCTCGAACCGGAACTCATCAACGCGGTGACCTTCAAGATCCCAAACGCGCTTGCGTTGGTCGGGTCCCGATCGGGTAACGAGTGGAACGGGATGACCACATCGTGGATCACCCAGGTGTCCCAGGAACCTGTCCTCGTCGGTGTCAGCATCGACACGGTGGCGGTCACGCACCGGCTCATCTCGGACGGGGGGAGCTTCACCATCAACCTGTGGGATGCCGAGAACACCCGTCCGTTCGTGAAGTTCTCCAAACCCGCGGTCAAGGAAGGGATGACGCTCAACGGGTACGCGATCACCGAGGGCACGACCGGTGCTCCGATCTTTGATGACGCGATCGCGTGGCTCGAGTGTGTAGTCACTCAAGCCGTACCATGCGGAACCCACACCTTCTTCATCGGTGAGCTGGTCGCTGCGGGCATCAACGACGACGATGCAACACCTGCTTCGATGGCCGATACGCGCATGAAGTACGGGGGGACCCGCAGAGGTCATTGA
- a CDS encoding peptidoglycan-binding protein, producing the protein MPLRSVFRLLVPVTVLASLLTVAPALATDTGEDVAYDLVFPVDGPHHFSDTFWAGRSHGFHTGQDIIADKMTPVVAAANGVVRLVNWTAHSHMNRDRCCSLVIKHDDGWESWYIHLDNDTTGTDDGAGWGIKAGIAPGVRVTAGQHIAWVGDSGNAENSVPQLHFELHTPDGVVVNPYRALVAAGGNDVGSGPRDPLIGGARVLRVGAEGADVRALQQQLETLGHPVGGIDGMFGPKTEAAVKSFQRSVGLEVDGVVGRQTKTALAGVAHDNADSDVLSMGARGSAVRAVQRELADRGFDPGPADGIFGPRTLSAVVAFQRSKSLWVDGLVGPRTLSALGP; encoded by the coding sequence ATGCCACTGCGTAGTGTCTTCCGGCTGCTCGTGCCCGTCACGGTTCTCGCCTCGCTCCTCACCGTTGCGCCTGCCCTCGCCACCGACACCGGTGAAGATGTCGCCTACGACCTCGTGTTCCCCGTCGACGGCCCCCACCACTTCTCCGACACCTTCTGGGCTGGTCGGTCCCACGGATTCCACACGGGCCAGGACATCATCGCCGATAAGATGACCCCGGTCGTTGCGGCCGCCAATGGTGTGGTGCGACTGGTGAACTGGACGGCCCACTCGCACATGAACCGCGATCGATGCTGCTCACTGGTGATCAAGCACGATGACGGTTGGGAATCGTGGTACATCCATCTCGACAACGACACGACGGGCACCGACGACGGCGCCGGGTGGGGCATCAAGGCCGGAATCGCTCCCGGTGTGCGGGTCACGGCGGGACAACACATCGCGTGGGTCGGCGACAGCGGGAATGCCGAGAATTCGGTGCCCCAGCTCCACTTCGAGTTGCACACACCCGACGGGGTGGTGGTCAACCCGTATCGTGCCCTGGTCGCGGCAGGTGGGAACGATGTCGGGAGCGGCCCCCGCGATCCGCTCATCGGAGGAGCTCGCGTATTGCGTGTCGGAGCCGAAGGCGCCGATGTGCGCGCACTGCAACAGCAGTTGGAGACACTCGGCCATCCCGTCGGTGGTATCGACGGCATGTTCGGGCCGAAGACGGAGGCCGCGGTCAAGTCGTTCCAGCGCAGCGTGGGCCTCGAAGTGGACGGCGTTGTCGGACGGCAGACGAAGACTGCCCTTGCGGGGGTTGCGCACGACAACGCGGACTCCGATGTCCTGTCGATGGGTGCCCGCGGATCTGCGGTGCGAGCCGTTCAGCGGGAGCTCGCCGATCGAGGCTTCGATCCGGGTCCTGCCGACGGGATCTTCGGACCGCGTACCCTCAGCGCAGTGGTCGCCTTTCAGCGTTCGAAGAGCCTCTGGGTCGACGGCCTCGTGGGACCGCGTACGCTCAGCGCCCTCGGGCCCTGA
- a CDS encoding peroxidase-related enzyme (This protein belongs to a clade of uncharacterized proteins related to peroxidases such as the alkylhydroperoxidase AhpD.), producing the protein MGYLADARRRWSPVTVSRYPISSLEELPDDLRERIEPIAERTGFVPNVFLAMGHRPDELRAFMDYHDALMERDSGLTKTEREMIVVATSAANDCVYCIVAHGAILRIRAKDPTLSERIVANWRTAPVTERQRSMLAFAVKMARAPETIDQDDRSMLADHGFSDEDIWDIGAIAALFALSNRMAHLAEMEPNPEFHSMGR; encoded by the coding sequence ATGGGCTATCTTGCCGATGCACGCCGAAGGTGGTCGCCGGTGACTGTCAGCCGATATCCGATCTCGTCACTCGAGGAGCTTCCCGACGATCTGAGGGAGCGAATCGAACCGATCGCTGAGCGCACCGGCTTCGTCCCCAATGTGTTTCTTGCAATGGGCCACCGGCCCGACGAGTTGCGGGCATTCATGGACTACCACGACGCCCTCATGGAACGCGACTCCGGCCTCACCAAGACCGAGCGCGAGATGATCGTCGTTGCTACTTCCGCGGCCAACGACTGCGTGTACTGCATCGTTGCCCACGGTGCCATTTTGCGCATCCGAGCCAAGGACCCGACGCTCTCGGAGCGAATCGTCGCCAATTGGAGAACCGCACCCGTCACCGAACGGCAGCGTTCAATGCTCGCGTTCGCCGTGAAGATGGCGCGCGCACCCGAGACGATCGACCAGGACGATCGGTCGATGCTCGCTGATCATGGATTCAGTGACGAGGACATCTGGGACATCGGCGCCATCGCGGCGCTCTTCGCTCTCTCGAACCGCATGGCACACCTTGCCGAGATGGAACCCAATCCCGAGTTCCACAGCATGGGCCGGTAG
- a CDS encoding ABC transporter permease, with translation MLGFITRRTLLAIPVLIGIVVVVFFLIRAIPGDPCTSLLGERATQAACDRFNEANGLNDPIWVQLGIYMKNVVTFNLGDSIRFSRPVNQILIERLPLTIELAVSALILAVGIGVPMGIVAARRHNTAIDSGTMAFANVGVSMPVFWLGLMLAYLFAVVLKDTIFQLPPSGRLSAGVFPTPYYEVWGWNPQEGTLWASLNEFIANFYIFNSFITFQWDVFWDAIRHMILPAVALATIPLAIIARITRSSLLEVMNKDYIRTARAKGAREKKVIRGHAFRNAMLPVVTIIGLQLGALLGGAVLTETVFNLAGVGRALYDAITGRDYAVVQGITVVVAAGYVLVNLAVDLSYGYLDPRIRVSSQ, from the coding sequence ATGCTCGGTTTCATCACACGGCGCACGCTGCTGGCAATACCTGTCCTGATCGGCATCGTCGTTGTCGTGTTCTTCCTGATCCGAGCCATTCCCGGCGATCCATGCACATCACTCCTCGGTGAACGGGCAACACAAGCCGCATGCGATCGATTCAACGAAGCCAACGGGCTCAACGACCCCATCTGGGTGCAGCTCGGCATCTACATGAAGAATGTCGTGACATTCAACCTTGGTGACTCGATCCGCTTTTCCCGGCCCGTGAACCAGATCCTCATCGAACGGCTCCCGCTGACGATCGAACTCGCCGTGTCGGCCCTGATCCTCGCCGTAGGCATCGGGGTGCCGATGGGCATCGTCGCCGCGAGGAGGCACAACACTGCCATCGATTCAGGGACGATGGCATTCGCGAATGTCGGCGTATCCATGCCGGTGTTCTGGCTGGGGCTGATGCTCGCGTACCTATTCGCGGTGGTCCTCAAGGACACCATCTTCCAATTACCGCCTTCCGGTCGACTGTCGGCGGGCGTGTTCCCGACGCCCTATTACGAGGTGTGGGGCTGGAACCCTCAGGAAGGGACCCTCTGGGCAAGTCTCAACGAGTTCATCGCGAACTTCTACATCTTCAACAGCTTCATCACCTTCCAATGGGATGTGTTCTGGGATGCGATCAGGCACATGATCCTGCCCGCCGTGGCACTTGCCACAATCCCCCTCGCAATCATCGCGCGCATCACCCGAAGCTCCCTCCTCGAGGTGATGAACAAGGACTACATCCGTACGGCACGGGCGAAGGGCGCACGCGAAAAGAAGGTGATCCGCGGCCATGCCTTCCGCAACGCGATGCTCCCGGTCGTGACCATCATCGGTCTCCAGCTCGGCGCGTTGCTCGGCGGGGCCGTCCTCACCGAGACGGTGTTCAACCTCGCGGGGGTGGGGAGAGCACTGTACGACGCGATCACCGGCCGCGACTACGCCGTGGTGCAGGGCATCACCGTCGTCGTTGCCGCCGGCTATGTGCTTGTGAACCTCGCCGTCGATCTGTCATACGGCTATCTGGATCCGCGCATCAGGGTGAGTTCGCAGTGA
- a CDS encoding FAD-binding oxidoreductase, with product MARNRSKDVTEAAQVVIVGAGIAGVSTAFHLVRLGVTDIAIADPLPPLSLTSDKSTECYRDWWPTLPMFRLMSRSIDLLERYTHESSDRFTLSRRGYLYATADRSTLGAMVADAERIAATASMPLRYHARQPYGYRPADLDRWDHNPSGADVFLDGAGLRRAFPFLASDVAGGVHVRRAGWLSAQQLGAWMIEQIIDAGVVFIRGAVTGATVESGRVRSITVDEQVEVSTATVVNAAGPLAGEVGAHLGVEVPVSSEIHQKVSFDDHRGGIAREAPMVIWHDPQQIGWSDEERSLLTASGRADTTGVLPPFVHGRPEGGDQSRWALGLWAWHEAVTNRPRWPIDEDPLYPELVLRGLGTMLPAMRAYEEGLPHHTVDGGYYTKTIDNAPLIGPVGPTGSYVCTALSGYGIMASCGAGELAALHITNGPLPDYADAFRVERLSDPAYRAQAAVLRSLGQI from the coding sequence GTGGCACGAAACCGCAGCAAGGACGTGACGGAGGCGGCGCAGGTCGTCATCGTCGGCGCCGGGATCGCTGGCGTTTCGACGGCGTTCCACCTCGTTCGTCTCGGTGTGACCGACATCGCCATTGCCGATCCCCTTCCGCCGCTCAGCCTCACCTCGGACAAGTCAACGGAGTGCTACCGGGACTGGTGGCCAACCCTTCCCATGTTCCGCCTGATGTCGCGGTCCATCGATCTCCTCGAGCGATACACACACGAGTCGTCGGACCGCTTCACGCTGTCACGGCGCGGCTACCTCTATGCGACCGCAGACCGCTCCACACTGGGCGCGATGGTGGCCGATGCTGAAAGGATCGCGGCGACCGCCTCGATGCCGCTCCGGTATCACGCCAGACAACCATACGGCTACCGGCCAGCCGATCTCGACCGTTGGGATCACAACCCGAGTGGCGCCGATGTGTTTCTCGACGGCGCTGGTCTCCGGCGCGCCTTCCCGTTCCTTGCGAGCGATGTCGCAGGAGGCGTGCATGTGCGGCGCGCAGGCTGGCTGTCGGCCCAGCAGCTCGGCGCGTGGATGATCGAGCAGATCATCGACGCGGGAGTCGTGTTCATCCGTGGGGCCGTCACCGGCGCCACCGTCGAATCCGGACGGGTGCGCAGTATCACCGTCGATGAGCAGGTCGAGGTCTCCACCGCAACCGTCGTCAACGCCGCAGGACCCCTCGCTGGTGAGGTCGGGGCACACCTCGGCGTCGAAGTTCCCGTTTCGTCCGAGATACATCAGAAGGTCTCCTTCGACGACCACCGAGGCGGGATCGCTCGGGAAGCGCCGATGGTCATTTGGCATGATCCTCAGCAGATCGGCTGGAGCGACGAGGAGCGTTCGTTGCTGACCGCTTCAGGGCGTGCCGACACGACAGGAGTCCTTCCACCGTTCGTACACGGACGGCCAGAGGGCGGTGATCAGTCACGCTGGGCGCTCGGGCTCTGGGCTTGGCATGAGGCCGTGACCAACCGACCGCGCTGGCCCATCGATGAGGATCCCCTGTATCCCGAGCTCGTGCTGCGTGGTCTCGGCACGATGCTCCCGGCCATGCGGGCCTACGAAGAGGGGCTCCCCCACCACACCGTCGACGGTGGCTACTACACGAAGACCATCGACAACGCCCCGCTCATCGGACCGGTCGGCCCGACAGGATCGTATGTGTGCACCGCCCTTTCGGGGTACGGCATCATGGCGTCGTGCGGTGCGGGGGAACTCGCGGCCCTTCACATCACCAACGGCCCGCTTCCCGACTACGCGGACGCGTTTCGCGTTGAACGCCTCAGCGACCCTGCCTACCGGGCGCAGGCGGCGGTGCTGCGTTCCCTCGGGCAGATCTGA
- a CDS encoding peptidoglycan-binding domain-containing protein: MRAVRMTILLAAVALGAAACGGDDPEATTTSSSIQFTTTTNLATTTTIAATTTTTTVPGPPLTATDTTYRVQRDLIALGFFDGQVDGIAGEETQAAIKAFQTAQGITADGEFGPQTDAAMVPLLIDDADYVEALQEKLTELSLYTGPIDGDYGKGTRAAVEKLQGSCDLEKTGTIDISTRICLDRAG; this comes from the coding sequence ATGAGGGCTGTGCGGATGACCATCCTGCTCGCCGCCGTCGCGCTCGGAGCAGCCGCCTGCGGTGGTGACGATCCTGAGGCAACGACGACATCGTCGTCGATCCAGTTCACGACAACCACCAACCTTGCGACCACAACGACGATTGCCGCGACGACGACAACCACCACCGTCCCGGGACCGCCGCTGACGGCGACGGACACGACCTACCGGGTGCAGCGGGACCTCATCGCGCTTGGGTTCTTCGATGGTCAGGTCGACGGGATCGCCGGCGAGGAGACCCAGGCAGCGATCAAGGCATTCCAAACGGCGCAGGGAATCACCGCCGACGGCGAATTCGGGCCACAGACCGACGCCGCGATGGTGCCGTTGCTCATCGACGACGCCGACTATGTCGAGGCGCTCCAGGAGAAACTCACGGAGCTCTCCCTCTATACGGGCCCGATCGACGGCGACTACGGCAAGGGGACACGGGCCGCGGTCGAGAAACTCCAAGGCTCGTGCGACCTCGAGAAGACCGGCACCATCGACATCTCGACGAGGATCTGTCTCGACCGAGCCGGATAG
- a CDS encoding ABC transporter substrate-binding protein, protein MRRKHLWFLAVVALALVAAACSSSTDDTTTTSPPMAFEGKVLDAGGCDYGGRVEKITAVDQYTVEFDLCSPHPAFLAQIAFGVFGIQPEEHLEATGGAPIDNPIGTGPYKLKEWQRGDSVVYERNDDYYGQLPTHSTAVLKWSTESAGRLLELQSGTADGMTFPGVDDYATIESDPNLQLLDKPEPNVFYMGFTNTHGPWGDVNVRKAVALGIDRQRIVDTFYPPGSETASHFTPCSVQFGCEGESWYDFDAAAAKTMLADAGFPDGFETTIYYRDVTRGYLPTPGDVAADIQAQLKANLNIDATIEVVESGEFIQTSSAGGYDGIHLLGWTGDYPHITNFLDFHFAETNLQFGDPYPEIYEPLKTASETADASVAQPLYEQANNAIKELVPMVPIAHAGSAFGATAGVKGAYAPPWGQVMFNFWDNGKDTLVFVQGNEPISLYCADETDGESLRACAQVVEALYSYDKDGNVQPQLATGCEPNADLSVWTCTLRQGVVFHDGSTFDANDVITSFTAGLDAASPLHVGNSGVFEYYDYLWNGLVNAPASDG, encoded by the coding sequence ATGAGACGCAAACATCTCTGGTTCTTGGCTGTTGTTGCACTTGCTCTGGTCGCAGCGGCATGTAGCAGCAGCACTGACGACACGACAACGACCAGCCCACCGATGGCCTTCGAGGGCAAGGTCCTCGATGCGGGTGGCTGTGACTACGGCGGGCGTGTGGAGAAGATCACGGCGGTCGACCAGTACACGGTCGAGTTCGACCTGTGCAGTCCCCATCCTGCGTTCTTGGCGCAGATCGCTTTCGGCGTCTTCGGGATTCAACCCGAGGAGCACCTCGAGGCGACCGGCGGAGCACCGATCGACAACCCGATCGGCACCGGACCGTACAAGCTCAAGGAATGGCAGCGAGGCGACTCCGTTGTGTACGAACGCAACGACGACTACTACGGGCAGCTCCCGACGCACAGCACGGCCGTGCTGAAGTGGTCAACGGAGAGCGCTGGCCGTCTTCTCGAGCTCCAGTCCGGAACCGCGGACGGGATGACCTTCCCCGGAGTCGACGACTATGCAACGATCGAGTCGGACCCGAATCTGCAACTGCTCGACAAGCCGGAGCCGAATGTGTTCTACATGGGCTTCACGAACACGCATGGCCCGTGGGGCGATGTGAATGTTCGCAAGGCCGTTGCGCTCGGCATCGACCGGCAGCGAATCGTCGATACCTTCTACCCACCGGGGTCGGAGACCGCATCGCACTTCACGCCATGTTCGGTCCAGTTCGGCTGTGAGGGTGAAAGCTGGTACGACTTCGACGCAGCAGCGGCAAAGACCATGCTTGCGGACGCAGGGTTCCCGGACGGGTTCGAAACGACGATCTACTATCGCGATGTGACGCGTGGCTATCTGCCGACGCCCGGCGATGTCGCAGCCGACATCCAGGCACAGTTGAAGGCCAACCTGAACATCGATGCCACAATCGAGGTCGTCGAGTCCGGTGAGTTCATCCAGACATCGTCCGCGGGTGGCTACGACGGTATCCACTTGCTGGGTTGGACTGGTGACTACCCGCACATCACGAACTTCCTCGATTTCCACTTCGCGGAGACGAACCTCCAGTTCGGCGATCCGTATCCGGAGATCTATGAACCGTTGAAGACCGCTTCCGAGACGGCCGACGCCTCCGTGGCCCAGCCGTTGTACGAGCAAGCCAACAACGCGATCAAGGAACTCGTCCCGATGGTCCCGATCGCCCACGCAGGAAGCGCCTTCGGTGCAACCGCCGGGGTGAAAGGTGCGTACGCGCCACCGTGGGGTCAGGTCATGTTCAACTTCTGGGACAACGGAAAGGACACCCTCGTGTTTGTCCAGGGCAACGAGCCCATCTCGCTGTACTGCGCAGACGAGACCGACGGTGAGTCCCTCCGTGCTTGTGCCCAAGTGGTTGAAGCCTTGTACTCGTACGACAAGGACGGCAATGTCCAGCCACAACTCGCGACCGGTTGTGAGCCCAACGCCGACCTGTCGGTGTGGACATGCACGCTGCGTCAAGGTGTCGTATTCCATGACGGATCGACATTCGACGCCAACGATGTCATCACATCGTTCACTGCGGGCCTCGATGCGGCATCGCCGCTGCATGTCGGCAACAGCGGTGTGTTCGAGTACTACGACTACCTGTGGAACGGACTGGTCAACGCTCCGGCGTCTGACGGTTGA
- a CDS encoding SIMPL domain-containing protein (The SIMPL domain is named for its presence in mouse protein SIMPL (signalling molecule that associates with mouse pelle-like kinase). Bacterial member BP26, from Brucella, was shown to assemble into a channel-like structure, while YggE from E. coli has been associated with resistance to oxidative stress.) has translation MKRVPIIVAVAALAVAVSACTPSVTVEAPPADGSPTGISVSGKGEVTGTPDTLTMTFGVSVRRDSVADAVAVAADKADALISALKANGVAEEDIQTANYSVYPQYDWRNETQTLIGYEVNNQVIVKIRDLDTAGAVIDAATAAGGNETTVQGVSFSIEDNDALIEAARQAAWNDAQDKAEQLASLAGVTLGAPTMISETFAPQPQPFAYDSIAFAEAADGATPISPGEQLVAVSLSVQFAIEG, from the coding sequence ATGAAGCGGGTCCCCATCATTGTCGCGGTCGCCGCCCTCGCGGTCGCCGTGTCGGCGTGCACGCCGTCGGTCACTGTCGAGGCACCTCCTGCGGACGGCTCCCCGACGGGCATCTCCGTGAGCGGCAAGGGAGAGGTCACCGGTACCCCCGACACGCTCACCATGACCTTCGGGGTCTCCGTACGCCGCGACTCGGTCGCCGATGCGGTCGCGGTTGCCGCCGACAAGGCGGACGCGCTCATCAGCGCGTTGAAGGCCAACGGCGTTGCCGAAGAAGACATCCAGACGGCCAACTACTCGGTCTACCCCCAGTACGACTGGCGCAACGAAACCCAGACGCTGATCGGCTATGAGGTCAACAACCAGGTAATTGTCAAGATCCGCGATCTCGACACAGCCGGTGCCGTGATCGATGCAGCCACCGCGGCGGGGGGCAACGAAACCACCGTTCAGGGGGTCTCGTTCTCCATCGAGGACAACGACGCCCTCATCGAAGCCGCTCGACAGGCCGCGTGGAACGATGCACAGGACAAGGCGGAACAGCTTGCGTCCCTTGCGGGAGTGACCCTTGGCGCCCCGACGATGATCTCCGAGACCTTCGCACCGCAACCCCAGCCCTTCGCTTACGACAGCATCGCCTTCGCAGAAGCTGCCGATGGTGCAACTCCGATCAGCCCCGGTGAACAGCTCGTTGCCGTGTCGCTGTCGGTGCAGTTCGCCATTGAGGGCTGA
- a CDS encoding peptidylprolyl isomerase — MKRIVAIVGALAFVAAACSSSPSVVATVGGTEITRPDVEGLVRDDGNDIVPADFLRYLGVAIQWEAVEQAAASDFGIDPTDTEVDDRVSQLVTEYSPDATLEEYLESANASQGGIELYARQLLIQAALEEALADRYEAPTDADVDNEITEFPLDWTEVCASHILVATRQEAEAALKRYNDGEDFAALATELSSDSSAANGGDLGCQSAARYVGEFAESAMNAEIGVPTEPVETQFGFHVLLVRERNTAEKDLVRDYLEARAKAAVVNEWFEAAVAAATVTVDDSVGVWVLEPSPQVLPNA; from the coding sequence ATGAAACGCATTGTTGCCATCGTCGGCGCGCTCGCCTTTGTCGCGGCGGCATGTTCGAGCTCGCCGTCCGTCGTGGCGACCGTCGGCGGGACCGAGATCACACGGCCTGATGTCGAGGGCCTCGTCCGTGACGACGGCAACGACATCGTGCCAGCCGACTTCCTGCGTTACCTCGGGGTCGCGATCCAGTGGGAGGCCGTTGAACAGGCAGCGGCATCTGACTTCGGCATCGATCCAACCGACACCGAGGTCGACGATCGGGTGTCCCAACTCGTGACCGAGTACTCCCCGGATGCCACGCTCGAGGAGTACCTCGAATCGGCGAACGCGTCCCAAGGAGGAATCGAGCTGTACGCGAGGCAGCTGCTGATCCAGGCCGCGCTCGAAGAGGCCCTCGCCGACCGGTACGAAGCCCCGACGGACGCCGATGTGGACAACGAGATCACCGAGTTCCCGCTCGACTGGACGGAGGTGTGTGCGTCGCACATCCTTGTCGCGACCCGACAGGAAGCCGAGGCTGCACTCAAGCGGTACAACGACGGTGAGGACTTCGCCGCCCTTGCAACCGAGCTGTCGTCGGACTCGTCGGCCGCCAATGGTGGCGACCTCGGCTGCCAGTCCGCAGCACGCTATGTGGGGGAGTTCGCCGAGAGCGCCATGAACGCCGAGATCGGGGTTCCGACGGAGCCGGTCGAGACGCAGTTCGGATTCCATGTGCTCCTCGTGCGGGAGCGCAACACGGCCGAGAAGGATCTCGTGCGCGACTACCTCGAGGCAAGGGCCAAGGCTGCGGTGGTCAACGAGTGGTTTGAGGCAGCTGTGGCGGCGGCAACGGTGACCGTCGATGACAGCGTGGGGGTATGGGTGCTCGAACCGTCGCCCCAGGTGCTTCCCAACGCATAG
- the typA gene encoding translational GTPase TypA — MPPSSLRNVALIAHVDHGKTTLVDGLLRATGVFADHEAPVERIMDSNDQERERGITILAKAASITWGDTRINLVDTPGHADFGGEVERALALVDGVLLVVDAAEGPMPQTRYVLSKALARSLPVVVVVNKVDRPDARTAAVVDDIYELFFDLDAREDQIEFPIVSAIARQGVAVPGIGMPGTEDTLAPVLDAILEAVPAPHGNPDGPLQAIVTNLDASDYLGRLAIGRVIRGTMVAGTQVALVRDTTEPPISRRLVNLMGFMNLGREPVEERRAGDLFVVAGFPEVEIGDTFCTPEVIEPLPRLEVDEPVLTMTFSVNTSPLAGAEGTFVTSRQIRERLDREVLGNVSIRIGDTASPEVIQVAGRGELQLAVLIESMRREGYEMQVSRPEVIVKLVGGVEHEPIETVVVDVPDEYVGAVTQAVAPRKGRVIGLGTGDHGRTIITFEAPSRGLLGLRSQLLTITRGTSLVHQHHAGWTPWVGELPHRHGGAMVADRRGISSGFALDNLQKRGELFIGTGVEVYEGMIIGEASRPETMVVNPTKGKQLTNIRTHASDEAIRLKPPRDMGLEAAIEWIAADELVEVTPQSIRIRKKLLTDAERKRAKLR, encoded by the coding sequence ATGCCTCCTTCGTCCCTGCGGAATGTCGCGCTCATTGCCCATGTCGATCATGGCAAGACCACGCTCGTCGACGGCCTGTTGCGCGCGACCGGCGTATTCGCAGACCACGAGGCTCCCGTGGAGCGGATCATGGACTCCAACGACCAGGAGCGGGAGCGGGGAATCACCATCCTTGCGAAAGCAGCCTCGATCACATGGGGCGACACACGAATCAACCTCGTTGACACGCCGGGACATGCCGACTTCGGGGGCGAGGTCGAGCGGGCCCTCGCCCTCGTCGACGGTGTCCTGCTGGTCGTGGACGCGGCCGAGGGCCCAATGCCTCAAACGCGCTATGTGCTCTCGAAGGCCCTTGCGCGGTCGCTCCCCGTCGTGGTCGTCGTCAACAAGGTGGACCGCCCCGATGCCAGGACCGCAGCCGTCGTCGACGACATCTATGAGCTCTTCTTCGACCTCGACGCGCGCGAGGACCAGATCGAGTTCCCGATCGTCTCGGCGATCGCGAGGCAGGGCGTGGCGGTTCCCGGCATCGGGATGCCGGGAACCGAAGACACGCTTGCACCCGTTCTCGACGCGATCCTCGAAGCCGTTCCCGCACCGCATGGGAACCCCGACGGGCCATTGCAGGCAATCGTGACCAACCTCGATGCCAGCGACTATCTGGGACGGCTCGCAATCGGGAGGGTCATCCGCGGGACGATGGTCGCAGGGACACAGGTCGCGTTGGTCCGGGATACAACAGAACCGCCGATCTCGCGGCGACTCGTCAACCTGATGGGGTTCATGAACCTCGGACGCGAACCGGTCGAGGAACGCCGTGCAGGTGACCTTTTTGTCGTCGCGGGGTTCCCGGAGGTCGAGATCGGTGACACCTTCTGTACCCCGGAGGTGATCGAACCGCTGCCTCGGCTCGAAGTGGACGAGCCAGTCCTTACGATGACTTTCAGCGTGAATACTTCCCCGCTCGCGGGGGCCGAGGGCACTTTCGTCACCTCTCGTCAGATCCGTGAGCGGCTCGACCGCGAGGTGCTCGGCAATGTCTCGATCCGCATCGGGGACACCGCGTCACCGGAGGTGATCCAGGTCGCGGGGCGTGGAGAGCTCCAGCTCGCCGTCCTGATCGAGTCGATGCGGCGCGAAGGATACGAGATGCAGGTCTCGCGCCCCGAAGTCATCGTCAAGCTCGTCGGTGGGGTGGAACATGAGCCGATCGAGACCGTCGTCGTCGATGTTCCCGACGAGTATGTCGGCGCGGTGACCCAGGCGGTCGCGCCGCGGAAGGGCCGAGTCATCGGCCTCGGGACAGGCGACCACGGACGGACAATCATCACTTTCGAGGCTCCATCCCGTGGCCTGCTCGGACTTCGCTCGCAGCTCCTGACCATCACACGGGGCACCTCGCTCGTTCATCAGCACCACGCGGGCTGGACGCCATGGGTTGGCGAGCTTCCCCACCGTCACGGTGGGGCGATGGTCGCCGACCGGCGAGGGATATCGTCAGGTTTTGCGCTCGACAACCTCCAGAAGCGTGGCGAGCTGTTCATCGGCACCGGGGTCGAGGTCTACGAGGGCATGATCATCGGGGAGGCGTCCCGGCCCGAGACGATGGTGGTGAACCCGACGAAGGGGAAGCAGCTGACCAACATCCGCACCCATGCATCCGACGAAGCCATCAGGCTCAAACCACCGAGGGACATGGGTCTTGAGGCCGCGATCGAGTGGATCGCCGCCGACGAGCTGGTGGAGGTGACACCACAGTCGATCCGGATCCGCAAGAAGCTGCTGACCGACGCAGAACGCAAACGCGCGAAGCTGCGCTAG